The stretch of DNA AGAGCACCCTGCGCTCGTTGCCCGTGACGGCCCGGGGTCAGCGGACCCGTGAGGCGCTCGTGAGGGCGGCGCGAGGCGTGTTCGAGCGCGACGGGTTCATCAACTCCCGCCTGACCGACATCGCGCGCGAGGCGAACACGTCGATCGGCACCTTCTACACCTACTTCGACAGCAAGGACGAGATCTTCACGGCCGTCCTGCAGGTCGCGCAGGACGACATGCTGCACCCCGGCCTGCCGCGCGTCGAGGAGGACCCCCAGAACATCGCGGCGGTCCTCGAGGCCAGCAACCGTGCCTACTTCGAGGCGTACCGGCGCAACGCCAAGCTCATGGTGCTGCTGGAGCAGGTCGCCACGATCAACCCCGACTTCCGCGCGCTGCGCGTGCAGCGCTCCACGCTGTTCACCGACCGGGTGGCGCGGTGGGTGGAGTCGGCCCAGGAGTCCGGACTGGCCGACCCCGGGCTCGATCCGGTCATGACGTCGCGCGCGCTGTCCAGCATGGTGAGCCGACTGGCCTACTACTCCTTCGCGCTGGGGGAGGAGTACGACCTCGACGCGATGGTCGAGACGTCGACGAAGCTGTGGTTCAACGCGCTGGGCATGACGCTCCCGTCGCGCGCCTCGGCCTGAGCCGGACCGGCCATTGCCATCCGCGGGGCGAGGCGCTAGCCTGAGTTGAATCTGAATTCACCTTTGGGAGTACCCCGTGGAATTTGCTTACGACGCCACCACCAACGACCTGATCGAGCGCCTGACCTCGTTCATGGACGAGTTCATCTACCCCGCCGAGGCGACGTTCTGGGAGCAGCTCGAAGCAGCTCCCGACGTGTGGTCGCCCCCGCCGGTGATCGAGGGCCTGAAGGTCGAGGCGAAGAAGCGCGGCCTGTGGAACCTCTTCCACCCGGGCGCCGAGGGCGCCGGCCTGACGAACCTCCAGTACGCGCCGCTGTGCGAGATCATGGGCCGCAGCCTGCACCTGGCCCCGACCGCCACGAACTGCGCGGCGCCCGACACGGGCAACATGGAGGTGCTGAGCATGTTCGGCACCGACGAGCAGAAGAAGCAGTGGCTCGAGCCCCTGCTCGAGGGCGAGATCCGCTCCGCCTTCGCGATGACGGAGCCGGCCGTGGCCAGCTCCGACGCGACCAACATCGAGACCTCGATCGTGCGCGACGGCGACGAGTACGTCATCAACGGCCGCAAGTGGTTCATCTCGGGTGCGATGAACCCGAACGCCAAGATCATGATCGTCATGGGCAAGACCGACCCCAACGCGTCGCGTCACCGCCAGCAGTCGCAGATCCTCGTGCCGCGGGACACCCCCGGCATCGAGATCAAGCGCGGCATGCGCGTCTTCGGCTACGACGACCGCGACCACGGCGGCCACGCCGAGGTGATCTTCACCGACGTGCGCGTGCCCGTCACGAACCTCATCGCCGGCGAGGGCGAGGGCTTCGCGATCGCCCAGGCTCGCCTCGGGCCCGGCCGCATCCACCACTGCATGCGTCTCATCGGCATCGCCGAGCGCAGCCTCGAGCTGATGGTCGCGCGAGCCAACGACCGCGTGGCTTTCGGCAAGCCGCTGAGCGAGCAGGGCGTCGTCCGCGACTGGATCGCCGAGTCGCGCGTCAAGATCGAGCAGATCCGCCTGCTGACCCTCAAGGCCGCGTGGCTCATGGACACCGTCGGCAACAAGGGTGCCCACACCGAGATCCAGGCCATCAAGATCGCCGCCCCCCGCACGGTGGAGTGGATCGTCGACAAGGCGATCCAGGTCCACGGCGGTGGCGGACTCAGCCAGGATTTCCCGATCGCCGAGTGGTTCGCCCAGGTGCGCACGCTGCGCTTCGCCGACGGGCCGGACGAGGTGCACAAGAACGCCCTCGCGCGTCACGAGCTGCGCAAGGCGGGGACGCGTGACTGACGTTCGCGCCGAGGTGGCGGCACTGCTCGAGCGCTTCGACCTCGCCACGGTCGACCCGGTGGAGTTCCTCGGGGCCCGGTTCGACGCCGGGCTCGCGTGGGTCCACTTCCCGGTGGGCCGCGGCGGCCTGGACCGCCCGCGTGACGAGCAGCAGGTGGTCGAGCAGCTGCTCGCCGAGGCGGGTGCCCCGGCGCCCGACCTCGGCCTGAACAGCATCGGCCTGGGCATGGCGGCGCCGACGCTCATCGCGTTCGGCACCCCCGAGCAGCAGGAGCGGTATCTGCGCCCCCTCTTCACGTGCGAGGAGGTCTGGTGCCAGCTCTTCAGCGAGCCCGGTGCCGGCTCCGACCTCGCGGGCGTGGCGACGAAGGCCGTCCTCGACGGCGACACCTGGATCGTGAACGGCCAGAAGGTCTGGACCTCGGGGGCGCAGAACGCCCAGCGCGCGATCCTCGTCGCCCGCACCGATCCGACCGTGGTCAAGCACGCCGGCCTGTCGTACTTCGTCGTCGACATGGCCGATCCGGGCGTCGACGTGCGTCCGCTGCGCCAGATCACCGGCGAGGCCGAGTTCAACGAGGTCTTCCTGAACGACGTGCGCGTGCCGGACGCCGACCGGGTCGGTGATGTCGGCCAAGGTTGGCGCGTGGCCACCACGACGCTCAACAACGAGCGCGTGGCGATCAGCAGCGGGGCCGACCGCGAGGCCGGCCAGATCGGCATCGTCACCGAGCGGTGGCGCACCGACCCGTCGGTCCGCTCCGCCGCCGAGCACGACCGGCTCATGCAGTGGTGGGTCGAGACCGAGGTCACCCGCCTCGCGGGCGAGCGCCTGCGCCAGCAGCTGGCCGTCGGTCAGCCCGGCCCCGAGAGCTCGGCGATGAAGCTCGCGTTCGCGAAGCAGGCACAGCAGGTGTCCGGCTTCGCGCTCGAGCTCGATCCCGACGCAGGGCTGCAGTACGACGACTGGACCATGGTGCGCACCGCGTCCGCGAGCTTCCTGGGCCGCGGCCCTGGCTTCCGCTACCTGCGCGCCAAGGGCAACTCGATCGAGGGCGGCACGTCCGAGATCATGCGCAACGTCGTGTCCGAGCGCGTGCTGGGCCTGCCCGCCGACCACCGCCCCGACAAGGGCGTCCCCTTCAACGAGGTGCCCCGATGAGTGAACTGCTGTATTCGGATGTCGAGGAGTCGCTGCGCTCCAGCGTGCGCGGCGCGCTGAAGCGCACCGTCGATCCCTCGACCGTCGCGGCGCTCTACGACGCCCCGGAGACCGACGTCTCCGCCGCCTGGTCCGCCCTCGCGGGTGACCTCGGACTGGCCGGCCTGCTGGTTCCCGAGCAGTGGGGAGGCGCGGGTGCAGGTGCGCGCGAGGCCTCCGTGGTGCTCGAGGAGCTCGGTCGCACCGTCGCGCCCGTCCCGTTCCTGGAGAGCGCGGTCATCGCGACCACCGTCCTGCTGTCGGTCGAGGCTCAGGACGTCCTGCCCCGGGTCGCCTCGGGCGAGCGCCGTGCCGTGCTCGTCCTGCCGTGGTCGGCTCGTGCCGGCGCCTGGTCGGCGGGCGAGGGTGCCACGGCTCCGGTCGCGGGCGCCATCGGCGCCGACCTCTTCCTGGTGCCCACGTCCGAGGGCGGGACCGTGCGGCTCGTGCTGCACGAGACCGCCGACGTCACGCCGCTCACGTCGCTCGACATGAGCCGGCCGCTGGCGTCGGTCACCCCGACGGGCGAGGGGCAGGTGCTCGCCGAGGGCGACGCCGCGATCGCCGCCGTCGACGCAGCCCTGGCCGCGGGCGCCGCGCTGCTGGCCTCCGAGCAGCTGGGCCTGGCCCAGTGGTGCCTGGAGACCACCGTGGAGTACGCGAAGACGCGCATCCAGTTCGCCCGGCCGATCGGCTCGTTCCAGGCGATCAAGCACCGGCTCGCCGACCTCTACCTCGAGGTCACCCAGGCGCAGGCGGCCGCGCGGTACGCGGCCGACACGCTCGCCACGAGCGATCCGGACGCCCCCGTCGCGCAGGCCGTGGCGCAGTCGTACTGCTCCGACGTCGCGCTGCACGCGGCCGAGGAGGCGCTGCAGCTCCACGGCGGCATCGGCATGACGTGGGAGCATGCGATCCACCTGTACCTGAAGCGGGCCAAGTCCGACCAGCTCGCGCTCGGCACGCCCGCGGCGCACCGTTCCGACCTGGCCGACCTCGTCGACCTGCCGCAGTCCTGACCCCCCCCCCCGACCCACCTCACCCACCACCTGGAGGATCCACGTATGGACACCACGTCACTGTTCTCACTCGAAGGCCGCACCGCTCTCGTCACCGGAGGGTCCCGCGGGATCGGCCGCATGATCGCCGAGGGCTTCCTCAAGCAGGGCGCGCGGGTCTACATCTCGGCCCGCAAGGCCGAGGCGTGCGACGCCACCGCCGCCGAGCTCTCGGAGTTCGGCACCTGCGTGTCGCTGCCGGCCGACGTCTCGACGCTGGACGGCATCAACGACCTCGTCGCGCGCTACCGC from Aeromicrobium phoceense encodes:
- a CDS encoding TetR/AcrR family transcriptional regulator codes for the protein MTARGQRTREALVRAARGVFERDGFINSRLTDIAREANTSIGTFYTYFDSKDEIFTAVLQVAQDDMLHPGLPRVEEDPQNIAAVLEASNRAYFEAYRRNAKLMVLLEQVATINPDFRALRVQRSTLFTDRVARWVESAQESGLADPGLDPVMTSRALSSMVSRLAYYSFALGEEYDLDAMVETSTKLWFNALGMTLPSRASA
- a CDS encoding acyl-CoA dehydrogenase family protein, which gives rise to MEFAYDATTNDLIERLTSFMDEFIYPAEATFWEQLEAAPDVWSPPPVIEGLKVEAKKRGLWNLFHPGAEGAGLTNLQYAPLCEIMGRSLHLAPTATNCAAPDTGNMEVLSMFGTDEQKKQWLEPLLEGEIRSAFAMTEPAVASSDATNIETSIVRDGDEYVINGRKWFISGAMNPNAKIMIVMGKTDPNASRHRQQSQILVPRDTPGIEIKRGMRVFGYDDRDHGGHAEVIFTDVRVPVTNLIAGEGEGFAIAQARLGPGRIHHCMRLIGIAERSLELMVARANDRVAFGKPLSEQGVVRDWIAESRVKIEQIRLLTLKAAWLMDTVGNKGAHTEIQAIKIAAPRTVEWIVDKAIQVHGGGGLSQDFPIAEWFAQVRTLRFADGPDEVHKNALARHELRKAGTRD
- a CDS encoding acyl-CoA dehydrogenase family protein, producing the protein MTDVRAEVAALLERFDLATVDPVEFLGARFDAGLAWVHFPVGRGGLDRPRDEQQVVEQLLAEAGAPAPDLGLNSIGLGMAAPTLIAFGTPEQQERYLRPLFTCEEVWCQLFSEPGAGSDLAGVATKAVLDGDTWIVNGQKVWTSGAQNAQRAILVARTDPTVVKHAGLSYFVVDMADPGVDVRPLRQITGEAEFNEVFLNDVRVPDADRVGDVGQGWRVATTTLNNERVAISSGADREAGQIGIVTERWRTDPSVRSAAEHDRLMQWWVETEVTRLAGERLRQQLAVGQPGPESSAMKLAFAKQAQQVSGFALELDPDAGLQYDDWTMVRTASASFLGRGPGFRYLRAKGNSIEGGTSEIMRNVVSERVLGLPADHRPDKGVPFNEVPR
- a CDS encoding acyl-CoA dehydrogenase family protein produces the protein MSELLYSDVEESLRSSVRGALKRTVDPSTVAALYDAPETDVSAAWSALAGDLGLAGLLVPEQWGGAGAGAREASVVLEELGRTVAPVPFLESAVIATTVLLSVEAQDVLPRVASGERRAVLVLPWSARAGAWSAGEGATAPVAGAIGADLFLVPTSEGGTVRLVLHETADVTPLTSLDMSRPLASVTPTGEGQVLAEGDAAIAAVDAALAAGAALLASEQLGLAQWCLETTVEYAKTRIQFARPIGSFQAIKHRLADLYLEVTQAQAAARYAADTLATSDPDAPVAQAVAQSYCSDVALHAAEEALQLHGGIGMTWEHAIHLYLKRAKSDQLALGTPAAHRSDLADLVDLPQS